Proteins from one Pelodiscus sinensis isolate JC-2024 chromosome 21, ASM4963464v1, whole genome shotgun sequence genomic window:
- the FLOT2 gene encoding flotillin-2 isoform X4 produces the protein MVLKVKIMTERELLAVACEQFLGKNVQDVKNVVLQTLEGHLRSILGTLTVEQIYQDRDQFAKLVREVAAPDVGRMGIEILSFTIKDVYDKVEYLSSLGKTQTAVVQRDADIGVAEAERDAGIREAECKREMLDVKFMSDTKTADSKRAFEMQKAAFSQEINIKTAEAQLAYELQGAREQQKIRQEEMEIEVVQRKKQIDVEEKEIIRMDKELIATVKRPAEAEAHRMQQIAEGEKVQQVLIARAEAEKIRKIGEAEASVIQAIGKAEAEKMKLKAEAYQQYGDAAKLALVLDALPQIAARVAAPLAKVDEIVILSGEGSKVTSELNRLLAEIPASVHALTGVDLAKIPLIQKATGAQA, from the exons ATGGTTCTCAAG gtgAAGATCATGACGGAGAGGGAGCTGCTGGCCGTGGCCTGCGAGCAGTTCTTGGGGAAGAACGTGCAGGACGTGAAGAACGTGGTCCTTCAGACGCTGGAGGGGCACCTGCGATCCATCCTAG gcACCCTCACCGTGGAGCAGATCTACCAGGACAGGGACCAGTTTGCCAAGCTGGTGCGGGAGGTGGCAGCTCCGGATGTGGGCCGCATGGGCATCGAGATCCTGAGCTTTACGATCAAG GATGTGTACGACAAGGTGGAGTACCTGAGCTCTCTGGGCAAGACGCAGACCGCCGTGGTCCAGCGAGACGCCGACATCGGCGTGGCAGAGGCTGAGCGAGACGCCGGCATTCGG GAGGCGGAGTGCAAGCGGGAAATGCTGGACGTCAAGTTCATGTCGGACACCAAAACGGCCGACTCCAAACGGGCCTTCGAGATGCAGAAAGCTGCCTTCAGCCAGGAGATCAACATCAAG ACGGCCGAGGCCCAGCTGGCCTACGAGCTGCAGGGCGCGCGGGAGCAGCAGAAGATCCGCCAGGAGGAGATGGAGATCGAGGTGGTGCAGCGCAAGAAGCAGATCGACGTGGAGGAGAAGGAGATCATCCGCATGGACAAGGAGCTGATCGCCACCGTCAAGCGGCCGGCCGAGGCCGAGGCGCACCGCATGCAGCAGATCGCCGAGGGCGAGAA GGTGCAGCAGGTCCTCATCGCGCGGGCGGAAGCAGAAAAGATCCGCAAGATCGGCGAGGCCGAGGCCTCCGTCATCCAAGCCATTGGCAAAGCGGAGGCGGAGAAGATGAAGCTGAAGGCAGAGGCCTACCAGCAGTACGGAGACGCGGCCAAGCTGGCGCTTGTGCTGGACGCGCTGCCCCAG ATTGCCGCCCGGGTGGCTGCCCCGCTGGCCAAAGTGGACGAGATCGTTATTCTCAGCGGGGAGGGCAGCAAGGTGACGTCGGAGCTGAACCGCCTGCTGGCGGAGATCCCGGCGTCCGTGCACGCCCTCACCGGGGTCGACCTGGCCAAG ATCCCCCTGATCCAGAAGGCCACTGGTGCCCAGGCATGA
- the DHRS13 gene encoding dehydrogenase/reductase SDR family member 13, with protein MAPALLVLGLLLGLYTLLYYNCIKGVKCRAHTSLRGKTVIITGGNTGIGKMTALALAQRRARVILACRDRARGESAVYDIRRESGNSQVLFMHLDLASLDSVRAFAETFLRSEPRLDVLINNAGVGADGRKGGSSLVFQVNHLGHFLLTHLLLERLMRSAPSRVVIVASSAHRAGRIDLEKLREPVEGFLQNFQAYCTSKLANVLYARELADRLEGTHVTCYAVHPGIVNTELFRYLPGWLRPLFVPISWLFFRDPADGAQTSLYCASQEGIEMFSGRYFVDCQVKDPWPQARDDAMAKKLWEVSERMVGLVA; from the exons ATGGCACCGGCGCTGCTGGTGCTCGGGCTGCTCCTGGGCCTCTACACCCTCCTCTACTACAACTGCATCAAAGGGGTCAAGTGCCGGGCACACACCAGCCTCCGAGGGAAGACTGTGATCATCACAG GAGGAAACACAGGGATTGGGAAGATGACGGCGCTGGCGCTGGCCCAGAGAAGAGCTCGCGTCATCCTGGCCTGTCGCGACAGGGCGCGAGGAGAATCGGCCGTCTACGACATCAGACGG GAGAGCGGGAACAGCCAGGTTCTCTTCATGCATCTGGACCTGGCCAGCCTCGACTCGGTCCGAGCCTTTGCCGAGACTTTCCTGCGATCGGAGCCTCGCCTGGACGTACTGATCAACAACGCAG GTGTCGGAGCCGACGGCAGGAAGGGTGGCTCTAGCCTGGTCTTTCAAGTCAACCACCTGGGGCACTTCCTGCTGACTCACCTCCTGCTGGAGCGGCTGATGCGCAGTGCCCCGAGCCGCGTGGTGATTGTGGCCTCCAGCGCCCATCGGGCGGGGAGGATCGACTTGGAGAAGCTCCGCGAGCCGGTGGAAGGGTTCCTGCAGAACTTCCAGGCTTACTGCACCAGCAAATTGGCCAACGTCTTGTATGCCCGCGAGCTGGCCGACCGGCTGGAGGGGACCCACGTAACCTGCTACGCTGTTCACCCAG GGATCGTTAACACTGAACTGTTCCGCTACTTGCCTGGCTGGCTGAGACCGCTCTTCGTTCCCATCTCCTGGCTCTTCTTCCGAGACCCCGCCGACGGCGCCCAGACCTCTCTCTACTGCGCCTCGCAGGAGGGCATTGAGATGTTCAGCGGGCGGTACTTTGTGGACTGCCAGGTAAAAgatccctggccccaggcccGTGACGATGCTATGgccaagaagctctgggaagtCAGTGAGAGGATGGTGGGGTTAGTGGCTTAG
- the FLOT2 gene encoding flotillin-2 isoform X5: MTERELLAVACEQFLGKNVQDVKNVVLQTLEGHLRSILGTLTVEQIYQDRDQFAKLVREVAAPDVGRMGIEILSFTIKDVYDKVEYLSSLGKTQTAVVQRDADIGVAEAERDAGIREAECKREMLDVKFMSDTKTADSKRAFEMQKAAFSQEINIKTAEAQLAYELQGAREQQKIRQEEMEIEVVQRKKQIDVEEKEIIRMDKELIATVKRPAEAEAHRMQQIAEGEKVQQVLIARAEAEKIRKIGEAEASVIQAIGKAEAEKMKLKAEAYQQYGDAAKLALVLDALPQIAARVAAPLAKVDEIVILSGEGSKVTSELNRLLAEIPASVHALTGVDLAKIPLIQKATGAQA; encoded by the exons ATGACGGAGAGGGAGCTGCTGGCCGTGGCCTGCGAGCAGTTCTTGGGGAAGAACGTGCAGGACGTGAAGAACGTGGTCCTTCAGACGCTGGAGGGGCACCTGCGATCCATCCTAG gcACCCTCACCGTGGAGCAGATCTACCAGGACAGGGACCAGTTTGCCAAGCTGGTGCGGGAGGTGGCAGCTCCGGATGTGGGCCGCATGGGCATCGAGATCCTGAGCTTTACGATCAAG GATGTGTACGACAAGGTGGAGTACCTGAGCTCTCTGGGCAAGACGCAGACCGCCGTGGTCCAGCGAGACGCCGACATCGGCGTGGCAGAGGCTGAGCGAGACGCCGGCATTCGG GAGGCGGAGTGCAAGCGGGAAATGCTGGACGTCAAGTTCATGTCGGACACCAAAACGGCCGACTCCAAACGGGCCTTCGAGATGCAGAAAGCTGCCTTCAGCCAGGAGATCAACATCAAG ACGGCCGAGGCCCAGCTGGCCTACGAGCTGCAGGGCGCGCGGGAGCAGCAGAAGATCCGCCAGGAGGAGATGGAGATCGAGGTGGTGCAGCGCAAGAAGCAGATCGACGTGGAGGAGAAGGAGATCATCCGCATGGACAAGGAGCTGATCGCCACCGTCAAGCGGCCGGCCGAGGCCGAGGCGCACCGCATGCAGCAGATCGCCGAGGGCGAGAA GGTGCAGCAGGTCCTCATCGCGCGGGCGGAAGCAGAAAAGATCCGCAAGATCGGCGAGGCCGAGGCCTCCGTCATCCAAGCCATTGGCAAAGCGGAGGCGGAGAAGATGAAGCTGAAGGCAGAGGCCTACCAGCAGTACGGAGACGCGGCCAAGCTGGCGCTTGTGCTGGACGCGCTGCCCCAG ATTGCCGCCCGGGTGGCTGCCCCGCTGGCCAAAGTGGACGAGATCGTTATTCTCAGCGGGGAGGGCAGCAAGGTGACGTCGGAGCTGAACCGCCTGCTGGCGGAGATCCCGGCGTCCGTGCACGCCCTCACCGGGGTCGACCTGGCCAAG ATCCCCCTGATCCAGAAGGCCACTGGTGCCCAGGCATGA
- the FLOT2 gene encoding flotillin-2 isoform X2: MGNCHTVGPNEALVVSGGCCGSDLKQYVFGGWAWAWWCISDTQRLSLEVMTILCRCENIETSEGVPLYVTGVAQVKIMTERELLAVACEQFLGKNVQDVKNVVLQTLEGHLRSILGTLTVEQIYQDRDQFAKLVREVAAPDVGRMGIEILSFTIKDVYDKVEYLSSLGKTQTAVVQRDADIGVAEAERDAGIREAECKREMLDVKFMSDTKTADSKRAFEMQKAAFSQEINIKTAEAQLAYELQGAREQQKIRQEEMEIEVVQRKKQIDVEEKEIIRMDKELIATVKRPAEAEAHRMQQIAEGEKVQQVLIARAEAEKIRKIGEAEASVIQAIGKAEAEKMKLKAEAYQQYGDAAKLALVLDALPQIAARVAAPLAKVDEIVILSGEGSKVTSELNRLLAEIPASVHALTGVDLAKIPLIQKATGAQA, from the exons ATGGGCAACTGCCACACGGTGGGGCCCAACGAGGCGCTGGTGGTGTCAg GTGGCTGCTGTGGCTCCGATCTCAAGCAGTATGTGTTCGGAGGCTGGGCCTGGGCTTGGTGGTGCATTTCTGACACACAAAG ACTGTCTTTGGAGGTTATGACCATCCTCTGTCGCTGTGAGAATATTGAGACGTCGGAGGGGGTCCCACTGTACGTAACAGGGGTTGCACAG gtgAAGATCATGACGGAGAGGGAGCTGCTGGCCGTGGCCTGCGAGCAGTTCTTGGGGAAGAACGTGCAGGACGTGAAGAACGTGGTCCTTCAGACGCTGGAGGGGCACCTGCGATCCATCCTAG gcACCCTCACCGTGGAGCAGATCTACCAGGACAGGGACCAGTTTGCCAAGCTGGTGCGGGAGGTGGCAGCTCCGGATGTGGGCCGCATGGGCATCGAGATCCTGAGCTTTACGATCAAG GATGTGTACGACAAGGTGGAGTACCTGAGCTCTCTGGGCAAGACGCAGACCGCCGTGGTCCAGCGAGACGCCGACATCGGCGTGGCAGAGGCTGAGCGAGACGCCGGCATTCGG GAGGCGGAGTGCAAGCGGGAAATGCTGGACGTCAAGTTCATGTCGGACACCAAAACGGCCGACTCCAAACGGGCCTTCGAGATGCAGAAAGCTGCCTTCAGCCAGGAGATCAACATCAAG ACGGCCGAGGCCCAGCTGGCCTACGAGCTGCAGGGCGCGCGGGAGCAGCAGAAGATCCGCCAGGAGGAGATGGAGATCGAGGTGGTGCAGCGCAAGAAGCAGATCGACGTGGAGGAGAAGGAGATCATCCGCATGGACAAGGAGCTGATCGCCACCGTCAAGCGGCCGGCCGAGGCCGAGGCGCACCGCATGCAGCAGATCGCCGAGGGCGAGAA GGTGCAGCAGGTCCTCATCGCGCGGGCGGAAGCAGAAAAGATCCGCAAGATCGGCGAGGCCGAGGCCTCCGTCATCCAAGCCATTGGCAAAGCGGAGGCGGAGAAGATGAAGCTGAAGGCAGAGGCCTACCAGCAGTACGGAGACGCGGCCAAGCTGGCGCTTGTGCTGGACGCGCTGCCCCAG ATTGCCGCCCGGGTGGCTGCCCCGCTGGCCAAAGTGGACGAGATCGTTATTCTCAGCGGGGAGGGCAGCAAGGTGACGTCGGAGCTGAACCGCCTGCTGGCGGAGATCCCGGCGTCCGTGCACGCCCTCACCGGGGTCGACCTGGCCAAG ATCCCCCTGATCCAGAAGGCCACTGGTGCCCAGGCATGA
- the FLOT2 gene encoding flotillin-2 isoform X1 → MGNCHTVGPNEALVVSGGCCGSDLKQYVFGGWAWAWWCISDTQRISLEIMTLQPRCEDVETAEGVALTVTGVAQVKIMTERELLAVACEQFLGKNVQDVKNVVLQTLEGHLRSILGTLTVEQIYQDRDQFAKLVREVAAPDVGRMGIEILSFTIKDVYDKVEYLSSLGKTQTAVVQRDADIGVAEAERDAGIREAECKREMLDVKFMSDTKTADSKRAFEMQKAAFSQEINIKTAEAQLAYELQGAREQQKIRQEEMEIEVVQRKKQIDVEEKEIIRMDKELIATVKRPAEAEAHRMQQIAEGEKVQQVLIARAEAEKIRKIGEAEASVIQAIGKAEAEKMKLKAEAYQQYGDAAKLALVLDALPQIAARVAAPLAKVDEIVILSGEGSKVTSELNRLLAEIPASVHALTGVDLAKIPLIQKATGAQA, encoded by the exons ATGGGCAACTGCCACACGGTGGGGCCCAACGAGGCGCTGGTGGTGTCAg GTGGCTGCTGTGGCTCCGATCTCAAGCAGTATGTGTTCGGAGGCTGGGCCTGGGCTTGGTGGTGCATTTCTGACACACAAAG GATTTCCCTAGAGATAATGACGTTACAGCCCAGGTGTGAGGACGTAGAGACGGCGGAGGGGGTAGCTTTAACTGTCACAGGTGTGGCACAG gtgAAGATCATGACGGAGAGGGAGCTGCTGGCCGTGGCCTGCGAGCAGTTCTTGGGGAAGAACGTGCAGGACGTGAAGAACGTGGTCCTTCAGACGCTGGAGGGGCACCTGCGATCCATCCTAG gcACCCTCACCGTGGAGCAGATCTACCAGGACAGGGACCAGTTTGCCAAGCTGGTGCGGGAGGTGGCAGCTCCGGATGTGGGCCGCATGGGCATCGAGATCCTGAGCTTTACGATCAAG GATGTGTACGACAAGGTGGAGTACCTGAGCTCTCTGGGCAAGACGCAGACCGCCGTGGTCCAGCGAGACGCCGACATCGGCGTGGCAGAGGCTGAGCGAGACGCCGGCATTCGG GAGGCGGAGTGCAAGCGGGAAATGCTGGACGTCAAGTTCATGTCGGACACCAAAACGGCCGACTCCAAACGGGCCTTCGAGATGCAGAAAGCTGCCTTCAGCCAGGAGATCAACATCAAG ACGGCCGAGGCCCAGCTGGCCTACGAGCTGCAGGGCGCGCGGGAGCAGCAGAAGATCCGCCAGGAGGAGATGGAGATCGAGGTGGTGCAGCGCAAGAAGCAGATCGACGTGGAGGAGAAGGAGATCATCCGCATGGACAAGGAGCTGATCGCCACCGTCAAGCGGCCGGCCGAGGCCGAGGCGCACCGCATGCAGCAGATCGCCGAGGGCGAGAA GGTGCAGCAGGTCCTCATCGCGCGGGCGGAAGCAGAAAAGATCCGCAAGATCGGCGAGGCCGAGGCCTCCGTCATCCAAGCCATTGGCAAAGCGGAGGCGGAGAAGATGAAGCTGAAGGCAGAGGCCTACCAGCAGTACGGAGACGCGGCCAAGCTGGCGCTTGTGCTGGACGCGCTGCCCCAG ATTGCCGCCCGGGTGGCTGCCCCGCTGGCCAAAGTGGACGAGATCGTTATTCTCAGCGGGGAGGGCAGCAAGGTGACGTCGGAGCTGAACCGCCTGCTGGCGGAGATCCCGGCGTCCGTGCACGCCCTCACCGGGGTCGACCTGGCCAAG ATCCCCCTGATCCAGAAGGCCACTGGTGCCCAGGCATGA
- the FLOT2 gene encoding flotillin-2 isoform X3, which yields MTLQPRCEDVETAEGVALTVTGVAQVKIMTERELLAVACEQFLGKNVQDVKNVVLQTLEGHLRSILGTLTVEQIYQDRDQFAKLVREVAAPDVGRMGIEILSFTIKDVYDKVEYLSSLGKTQTAVVQRDADIGVAEAERDAGIREAECKREMLDVKFMSDTKTADSKRAFEMQKAAFSQEINIKTAEAQLAYELQGAREQQKIRQEEMEIEVVQRKKQIDVEEKEIIRMDKELIATVKRPAEAEAHRMQQIAEGEKVQQVLIARAEAEKIRKIGEAEASVIQAIGKAEAEKMKLKAEAYQQYGDAAKLALVLDALPQIAARVAAPLAKVDEIVILSGEGSKVTSELNRLLAEIPASVHALTGVDLAKIPLIQKATGAQA from the exons ATGACGTTACAGCCCAGGTGTGAGGACGTAGAGACGGCGGAGGGGGTAGCTTTAACTGTCACAGGTGTGGCACAG gtgAAGATCATGACGGAGAGGGAGCTGCTGGCCGTGGCCTGCGAGCAGTTCTTGGGGAAGAACGTGCAGGACGTGAAGAACGTGGTCCTTCAGACGCTGGAGGGGCACCTGCGATCCATCCTAG gcACCCTCACCGTGGAGCAGATCTACCAGGACAGGGACCAGTTTGCCAAGCTGGTGCGGGAGGTGGCAGCTCCGGATGTGGGCCGCATGGGCATCGAGATCCTGAGCTTTACGATCAAG GATGTGTACGACAAGGTGGAGTACCTGAGCTCTCTGGGCAAGACGCAGACCGCCGTGGTCCAGCGAGACGCCGACATCGGCGTGGCAGAGGCTGAGCGAGACGCCGGCATTCGG GAGGCGGAGTGCAAGCGGGAAATGCTGGACGTCAAGTTCATGTCGGACACCAAAACGGCCGACTCCAAACGGGCCTTCGAGATGCAGAAAGCTGCCTTCAGCCAGGAGATCAACATCAAG ACGGCCGAGGCCCAGCTGGCCTACGAGCTGCAGGGCGCGCGGGAGCAGCAGAAGATCCGCCAGGAGGAGATGGAGATCGAGGTGGTGCAGCGCAAGAAGCAGATCGACGTGGAGGAGAAGGAGATCATCCGCATGGACAAGGAGCTGATCGCCACCGTCAAGCGGCCGGCCGAGGCCGAGGCGCACCGCATGCAGCAGATCGCCGAGGGCGAGAA GGTGCAGCAGGTCCTCATCGCGCGGGCGGAAGCAGAAAAGATCCGCAAGATCGGCGAGGCCGAGGCCTCCGTCATCCAAGCCATTGGCAAAGCGGAGGCGGAGAAGATGAAGCTGAAGGCAGAGGCCTACCAGCAGTACGGAGACGCGGCCAAGCTGGCGCTTGTGCTGGACGCGCTGCCCCAG ATTGCCGCCCGGGTGGCTGCCCCGCTGGCCAAAGTGGACGAGATCGTTATTCTCAGCGGGGAGGGCAGCAAGGTGACGTCGGAGCTGAACCGCCTGCTGGCGGAGATCCCGGCGTCCGTGCACGCCCTCACCGGGGTCGACCTGGCCAAG ATCCCCCTGATCCAGAAGGCCACTGGTGCCCAGGCATGA